A stretch of the Desulfocurvus vexinensis DSM 17965 genome encodes the following:
- a CDS encoding class I SAM-dependent methyltransferase: protein MARWDGEAVDRYEAWFETPTGAFALAQERALLERLVSAWPRRGHTLLDIGCGPGVFMKLFWESGFDVTGLDSSPDMLGAARRRLGPHGAYHLGRAEHLPFADDEFDYATLLTVLEFCEDPELALREARRVARYGVLVSFLNRFSFYHYSHGRAWPWRGSGRTIEARWYSCLEMRRLVLGTLGPKQWQCASVLPGPVWSWRSGAPWSVVNRVVYPLGLGAYGAIRADFTSEKPLTPLYLLSKNPA from the coding sequence ATGGCGCGCTGGGACGGCGAAGCGGTGGACCGCTACGAGGCGTGGTTCGAGACGCCCACCGGGGCCTTCGCCCTGGCCCAGGAGCGCGCGCTCCTGGAACGGCTGGTCTCCGCCTGGCCCCGGCGCGGGCACACCCTGCTGGACATCGGCTGCGGGCCGGGCGTGTTCATGAAGCTGTTCTGGGAGTCGGGCTTCGACGTCACCGGCCTGGACAGCTCGCCGGACATGCTCGGGGCCGCGCGGCGCAGGCTGGGGCCCCACGGCGCCTACCACCTGGGCCGCGCCGAGCACCTGCCCTTTGCCGACGACGAGTTCGACTACGCCACCCTGCTCACGGTGCTGGAATTCTGCGAAGACCCGGAGCTGGCCCTGCGCGAGGCCCGGCGTGTGGCGCGCTACGGGGTGCTGGTGTCGTTCCTGAACCGCTTCTCGTTCTACCACTACAGCCATGGCCGCGCCTGGCCCTGGCGCGGCTCGGGGCGGACCATCGAGGCCCGCTGGTACTCCTGCCTGGAAATGCGCCGCCTGGTGCTGGGCACCCTGGGGCCCAAGCAGTGGCAATGCGCCTCGGTGCTGCCCGGCCCGGTGTGGAGCTGGCGGTCCGGCGCGCCCTGGAGCGTGGTCAACCGCGTGGTCTACCCCCTGGGCCTGGGCGCCTACGGCGCCATCCGCGCCGACTTCACCAGCGAAAAGCCCCTGACCCCGCTGTACCTGCTGAGCAAGAACCCGGCCTGA